GTTTTGCTCATCACCAGTTTCACTCAACCAAGTCAAATTATATCCTAAGCATCTTCACCACAGAAACAAGCATTGTGCTCCTTATCGGTTGTACGTAAGAATTCGTCGGACAAAAAGCTTCATGGCAAGCCTATCACTGATCAGGGGTGGTTGTTTGTCAGTTTTCAAAGGAGATTTGGGTGGGTCTTCATTGAAAACCAGAGGAAACCCATTGGCCTTTTCAAGGAAATTAAGCAATGCAACAAGTCAATTCTACTGGTTAGATATGATTACAAAATAGCAACTTGTCAGTTGTTATGAAAGTCTATTATGCCCCCGAAGAAGAGAAGGTCAAAATTTCCTTGGTTCAAGATAAGCCAGCACCAATCAGAAATTCGTCTGcaaactcaaccaaaaagCACACgaagaaaaaattacaaactgtTCATCTATTAAGACTCTCCTTAACAACGGTTTTTTCCAAGCTCCAAGCAAAAGATCAACACAAGCATATTTTGACCACAATTACATATAGTGTGTGCATGTACACAGCAAAAGATGGCAGAAGAAATTGTATGCTTTGTCATTACCACAGAAGCAAAACTTTCAAGAGATGTATGCACTGAAGTTGGCTTCATCAAGGATGAGCTCGAGAGCATCCGATCATTCCTCAAGGATGCAGATGCCAAAGCAGTTGTGCAAGGGGAGATGGTGAATAAACAGTATCAGAACTTGGGTCAAACAAGTAAGGGAAGCAGCTTATTACATAGAAGATGTAATTGATGAATATTTGCTTCGCATCACCCGGCATCATtcaagaaaatgggtacgatatatatataaatagtatgaCCATTCTTGCAATTAGGTGTCACGTGTCAAAATAGTAtaccgctcggctatactatagaCCCTTCTTCCGTGTCAAAATCGGTATAGCCGTCCGACTAtactattaattaaaaaaataaaaaaacccagtATAGCAGAACgactatactatatatataaaaaatgaccCCCACGTttcaaaataagtatagccggtcggctatactatttttaaaaaaaattaaaaaccgagtatagccgaccggctataatatttatatatataaagaaaaaaccgagtatagccggtcggctatactatatatataaagacgACCCTCCTTGCGATAAGGCCCTCTGCCTTGGACGACGCCTTGGAGTGGCACTATCAGTCTCATTGCGGTGCCTCCAGCGGGCTTCTTTTGGGTCGGGTCGGCGTCGGGTTCGCGGGTTTGGGTCATGGGCTATGGCGTTGGCCGTTGGTGTGGCTTTAGCTACAAGTCTGGGACAAAATTTGGCATATATGAGAATTTcttcaaaatcccaaattgTTGACTACAGGCTCTCTGTTCTTCTTCATTATTGTTAATTGTTGTTAATGATTAGTGTTAATAATAATTGTTCTTCTTTATGATTAAGTATATGAGAATGAATCAAAATGTTGATATGTTTAAGCAAGAACAACtatcaacaaagaaaagagaaggacaGTGTTTGGCTCTTCATGCAGCGGCCatcatcaattcaattcattgGGAAAAGTAATAAGACTTGCCACCACAACagttaaatattataaaatcttaCCATTTTTCATCACAGAAGAGCCAAGCATTGTTCTTGTTTGTTGGACTGTTGGACAAGACCTCTTTCGAACCATTCCACTTCAAGCTGTCTAACAGTGCGGCAAAAATCCAATCTCCTCAAGTTACtgtctttgattttgattttgatttttaaatgaGAAagtaaatatgaatttattaaaattttaaaaaaaaattggaactttgagagatttttttttctcttatcaATCCAGTGAGCCAAACTCTCCCAATCTCCCTTCAAGTGCATCCAAGTTCCATTCACGTAGGAGACAATTTTGAGGCAATCTAATATAATACTCCCCCTCTCATTTCCTAACggatgaccaaaaaaatatataatactaTAAAAATTCAAGATATATTTTTTGGTACAGAAAAATTCAAGATATTTATCTGTTGAAATACAAGGATAGttactataaataaaaaaaggaaatacattttaaaaaagattatTGAAATTGGCTTACGAAGGTTGAGGTGGGGGCCCATGATAACCAAGTAGTGGGCCTGGGCCCacaagttcaaaattttggaCCGTAGCATGTCCCAAAGTTCGGCGCTAAAAAAAGGTTCCTCAACCTCCTCCTGTCATCGTCTCTTTCCTTTCTTGCTGCTGAGTTTGTTTTCTTAAACCAGCCCGAAATTTTcgcaccaaaacaaaaaagtcaaGAAATTCAATTTCTTCCTTCACAAATCACAGCAGTCAAttagggtttcaaatttcataatcAAACATTACATATATAAccccacctctctctctctctctctaaattcTGATTTCCCGGGAAATTTTTCAACCCAAACATCACAAGTCCGCTGTCTAAGTTTCTGAGAAAAGGAGAATCAGCAAAAGgagaataaaaattatatctttgtaatatcaaagtaattaaattttacGCATGGAATTCATTGGTTCATTTGCCTGAAACGAggtttagagagagaaaaagagagagaaatgggcGCAGAAATGCAGGATTTTATGAGGGAAGCTTACGAGGGCGATGAAATTGATTTGGACTACGAGTTCGATGCGCCTAAGTTCTACGATTTCACTCAGCCCGATTCCGATTTGGAGGCCACGGAAGCCGAAGACTGGTTCCGATTCGCCGGAAGTTATCCGCCTTCGCGTAAGCGATTTAGAGAAACatttgtttgttattttgCTTCATCATATTCCCAAACAATGAATTTGGATCATCTTCAATCAAGACCGTTTCAATTGACGATCGTTTTCTGCAATTTGATTTCAATATCTACGTGTTTGGTTAATTATGCATCTTAATtactattaattttgtattgttttctttgtaaCAATTTTGGATGCAAGTAGATTAATTTCTTACTTGTATTGATTTGAGTGCTTTACAAAAGTCTACCACTAactctctgtttttctttcttaattttttgttaatttttttagctttcattataaaattgttgatgAATTGGCAAAAAGACATTCCTGTGGAACCTGTAAAAGTCTCTGCTGAATCCAAAGATGTTGAAGGCATTAGAGACAGTGATTCAAATAATTGCATGGAAGCTGAGGTCTCTGCAGCAGTAGATGAGAATAACAGAGGTACATGTTAATATTAGTTTTACTAaatatcaattttattcttcctTATGATCTCATTTCTTATGATTAACAAGGCATGATATTGTTTCTTACTGTTCTTTTGTATGTTCATGTTTCCACGTTATTAGAATTTTCTAATCACATGGCTCAAGATactcaaaaccctaaaacaaaCTCCCCAGCCAAGTCACCGCCTCTATCAAGGATTTCAACTTTGATGAAACCCACAGCAAGTCAGTTGGCCAAGCAAAATCATCGTCGAGAACCTCACATGAACCGGTTATCGAGGAggtgctaattttttttccctctatTGTCATCTCCATTGGCAAAATTGCCTTgccttttctttatttataaatcACATTTTGCAGTATTCAAAGGTGACACTGTATCATCATGTCCTACCAAAGATTGGTAAGACAAGATTGCCATTTACCAGATTGTACATAAAGTTGGTGAAGCATTTTTCGTTTCGTTTACTGGGGACACgtactttttcaaatttgatgaTGTTTCTTTTGTGGATGATCTCTTATTCTTATTGATTGGTGTTTTATTACTCTATTTCTTCCATTTTCGACTCTTGATTACACAGGTTTGGGAAGAAGCTTGAGAAAGCTGATGTTAATTCACAGAAATCTCCTTCTAGTGATACCCGTTGTACTAAAAGACAGAAGTTGGAGGCTGGCTATTTACGCAAGGTGCActaactcttttttatttggtagTTTGGCATCTTTGGTTTGATCTTTGTTGAGGTCTGGAGAGCGTACATGTAGTCTTTTTCCTCAAATTGGTTCTTTATCTTCTGTATACCAGAGGCGTATATGCATGCAATTATGATACATATGAAGTTCAATAGTGATCAATCTTCTAAATGAATTTCTGAAGGGCCCTTATAATTTTGTGAAGCAGGTTGCTGAACTTAAGCATCAACCTTTTTGGTTGCACAAGGTGCCAATAAAGgtaatatacatacatactgCATTGAGGTGTTTGCTGTtcgtaattaaaaaaacaaaaaagcagaAGATTTTGTGCTTGAGATACGAAgagattttgttttcataccaaataagaaaaaaatagtttttcgtGGTGCAATGCAGGTTGGAGGTGATGTTATCACAGTAAATGCTAGACCTAAAGTAACCATTCCTAGAGAACCGAATTTGGAAACGGCACATAGAGCACAAAGACGTAGGTACATTCACTTCTTGCTtgattttcataaaatatttgGGTTTGATACATGAAGGTCTCCCTAATGAGCTGTTGGGCCATCTTTTACACTATGATTTTCAGGTATAAGGTTAATGCCAAACCAGGAGAACAAGCAAAAGCAAGTTCCTATTCCTTTGAACTCCTAttgaatagaaaaaataaaagtttgcGCTTCAAGTGAATagtatttgaaagaaaaatcaatacTCTTTTGTgatctttcatttctttgaTATTGGCCTCTGCAGATTCTCAAGGCTTCTCCATTGCCTACCCCTAAAAAGAGCACGGTATCAGCAACAGAGTTTCAGGTTATCATAAAACATTTTACTAAGTGACTTGAGGTATCAAATTCCTTTCATAATATTCTTAACAGTTCTTTGTTTGATTGCTATCAGGTGTTTAACCTCAGGACATCGGCAAGAGCTTATGCAATGCAACAGACATTTAATAACGTAACCCTCCAAAACTTGTTCCATTATTTGGATGTGAACTTTCTTTCTCCACTCTCTCATCATGACATAATAATCTTTTAATTGCAGGTGACAAATGCACCTAATTCTAATGAAAATACAGAGATTAAAGGGTAACTATCTTTGCTTTCAGAGCTTGTCAATTTTGAAGCTAAAACCTATAAACGAATGTATCCTCTCTGTATATAGTTTTACCTTGCACCTACACTTGATCCAAGAGTTTTATCAAGTTTAGTTTTGAACACACGGTTAGGCATCAGTTTTACCACCTTGGTGAATTGTAAATTCCATTGTTTATCATCTTCAAGCAGCTATTATTAGAAACTTTACAGAGTAATCTTAATTGAGATGTATTGTTGCTATCTTAATGTCGTTCTTACTCTTTTGCACAGGCCAACCTTTGGCTATGCCTTAACACAAGAGAAAAGTGGAACGGTTTACAAATGCACAGCTTGCTCTATTAAAAAGAAGGTAATCTAAATCTGTGTATGCATTTACATTACGGGCTTTGAATTAAGCTTCTCATTGCCGAGGTTAATGTACTGACAAAGTCTTTACGCATATcagcaaaattcaaaaataaaagacaaacCTTGTTTTGAACCAAGTTTTAAAACCATGCTTTAACTGTTCCTTAGGAATTCAAGTTTGCAATTGACAAGAGGTTTCTAAAGGAGCCACCAACAGATTTATTTAGTAAGGTACGATCTGATCTAAATGTCTTTGGATATAATTGTATAAATGTAAAAATTGAGAAATCTATGTTTAACTCCTCTTCACGGTCTATCTTGACATGATTGCCAGCTCTCCCTTGCATCTGAAGCCCAGAACAATGCAAAACCTCAGTCCAAAAGTGCCTTTGCCTGCTAAGGTTTTAACCTCTTCCAAAACGTCGTCTGtaaagccaaaaagaaaacagaccAAGCCCCTTTCATCGACAACTCTGAGGTACAATATCAGCCTTTCACAATGTTCCTAATGAGAATAGTTTCTGGCCCATTAAATTTTCCGAAGAAGCACAAGACTATCCAAGTTTTAGATacatcaaaatcatatatcTGACTTAATTGAATGCTTCTTTCTACACACCGCTCATAGACCATCAAATTGTTGAAGATGGCAAATGTGGTCAAAGAAGCATCATTTTGCCAATGATTTGAGGTTGGGTATTCTAATTTTCTGCTGTTATGTTGTGAACGTTACGAGCATGTACCTACAGGTTCACTTTGTTATGaaattatgaaagaaaaaaagggaacaaATATTGAATGTCTTAAATTCCCATTCATGAAAagaacattttttttgttcatttttgagagagaaaggcCCCCTCGTCTTTTGGTTATGGTGCTGAAACCGAGAAATAGAGATTAAACTGTGACATTGAAAAACCCCCGTGTCTTTTGtgtaaaaattaatttggatgttTTTTTCAGCAAAGACTGAAAGCTCTGAGCGACCATAAATTCTCGTGAACCCGTTTTCAGAAATCAAATGGCTTCAGACATTCAACCAAATCTTCGTGGATACTTTCACGACAGTGAAATAATTAACCAACCAGTTGTACACCAGAACACAATCTGACATCAgggatttcttttcttttcccttgtCTGATGATGAGCATATCAGCAAAATAAGCCGTCAtaaaattttacaatttttcaaTCTTCTTATACGACATGGTTACAAAAGACCTATGCCACAGTTGCAACTTCAAAAAGCTGTCTCGTTaggacatatatatatatattgaattcaTCTGCTAGAGCAAGGCACTTGACCCATCTGAACCAAAATTGGGACTTTCCTTATCCCACTCTTCAAAGCATTGCAAACAAAAGGGGCAAGAAACTTCAAAGCGTGTTCTTAGATATAACTTCACCAAACCGTTCAAACCACTGAGCATCAGATGAATTACTCTCTTGCTGAACAGGATGGTGTTGTTGCTGTTGGGGcggttgctgctgctgcaattTTGGTTGCTGTTGTCCCTTGTCAACCGCAAATTTAGCATAGTCAATGCCCTTCAAAACAGAACAATGTTTTGTGGGAGGTGCAGGAAGGAGGGAGACTAAAACCCGTGCAACCTCATCCATGGTTGGTCTCTCAATAGGGTTTCGCTTGAGGCACAGCAGAGCAAGTTGGAAGGTCTTCCTGACATGAGATAAATCCATGCAAGTAACAGAGACCTCTGGGTCAACAGTCTCCATTACTGTATTTGTATCTGCCTTCAATAATATCTGAGCGACATACATACCCCAATGTTAGTTTAATAACAATGCCACCAAAGTAGAACAAACATCAATCACAGAGTAATACAGAAACGTACCAATTGATGCAAGTTGGATTCCTTGTCCACAGCCTTTTTCCCAGTTAGTAGCTCAAGAAGCACAACCCCAAAGCTATACACATCAGATTTTTCAGTGAGCCGAGAAGTTCGAGCATATTCAGGATCAATGTAGCCAATTGTTCCAAGAACATAAGTTGATGCGTGGGTCTTTGCAGCTGGGATGCTTTTTGCAATTCCAAAATCAGAGAGATGAGCCACGAAATTCT
The Prunus dulcis chromosome 2, ALMONDv2, whole genome shotgun sequence DNA segment above includes these coding regions:
- the LOC117618501 gene encoding uncharacterized protein LOC117618501 isoform X1 codes for the protein MGAEMQDFMREAYEGDEIDLDYEFDAPKFYDFTQPDSDLEATEAEDWFRFAGSYPPSPFIIKLLMNWQKDIPVEPVKVSAESKDVEGIRDSDSNNCMEAEVSAAVDENNREFSNHMAQDTQNPKTNSPAKSPPLSRISTLMKPTASQLAKQNHRREPHMNRLSRRFGKKLEKADVNSQKSPSSDTRCTKRQKLEAGYLRKQVAELKHQPFWLHKVPIKVGGDVITVNARPKVTIPREPNLETAHRAQRRRYKVNAKPGEQAKILKASPLPTPKKSTVSATEFQVFNLRTSARAYAMQQTFNNVTNAPNSNENTEIKGPTFGYALTQEKSGTVYKCTACSIKKKEFKFAIDKRFLKEPPTDLFSKLSLASEAQNNAKPQSKSAFAC
- the LOC117618501 gene encoding uncharacterized protein LOC117618501 isoform X2 encodes the protein MGAEMQDFMREAYEGDEIDLDYEFDAPKFYDFTQPDSDLEATEAEDWFRFAGSYPPSPFIIKLLMNWQKDIPVEPVKVSAESKDVEGIRDSDSNNCMEAEVSAAVDENNREFSNHMAQDTQNPKTNSPAKSPPLSRISTLMKPTASQLAKQNHRREPHMNRLSRRFGKKLEKADVNSQKSPSSDTRCTKRQKLEAGYLRKVAELKHQPFWLHKVPIKVGGDVITVNARPKVTIPREPNLETAHRAQRRRYKVNAKPGEQAKILKASPLPTPKKSTVSATEFQVFNLRTSARAYAMQQTFNNVTNAPNSNENTEIKGPTFGYALTQEKSGTVYKCTACSIKKKEFKFAIDKRFLKEPPTDLFSKLSLASEAQNNAKPQSKSAFAC